In Ruminococcaceae bacterium BL-4, one DNA window encodes the following:
- a CDS encoding protein of unknown function (Evidence 5 : Unknown function): protein MRGLKSIGVWTNGEQVSSHLSRGAWIEMSKLIFKQEAIKVAPLTGCVD, encoded by the coding sequence GTGCGTGGATTGAAATCTATTGGTGTGTGGACAAATGGCGAACAGGTGTCGTCGCACCTCTCACGGGGTGCGTGGATTGAAATGTCAAAACTGATTTTTAAACAGGAGGCGATTAAAGTCGCACCTCTCACGGGGTGCGTGGATTGA
- the fdx gene encoding Ferredoxin, whose amino-acid sequence MKAKLDRSGCISCGLCAEACPEVFRIANDGVAEVYQEDIPAGIKDKAVKAQEGCPVSVITVE is encoded by the coding sequence ATGAAGGCAAAATTGGATAGAAGTGGATGTATTTCCTGTGGACTCTGTGCGGAAGCATGTCCTGAAGTTTTTCGCATTGCCAATGATGGAGTTGCTGAAGTTTATCAGGAAGATATCCCGGCAGGGATAAAAGATAAAGCAGTTAAAGCACAGGAAGGATGCCCTGTTTCGGTCATTACGGTCGAATAA
- the cas1 gene encoding CRISPR-associated endonuclease Cas1 1, with amino-acid sequence MRKLLNTLYITHQEAYLSLDGENVVMLLEGKDVARLPLSNIESIVCMNYPGCSPALMGKCAKEQIGLCFISPGGKFLARVTGPIKGNVFLRKQQMEMFSDPKRQTELIRNLIRAKLKNTRNLLMRSRRDYPQTDLDGKLSHCIDLLEKNQKRLLQEKDVEILRGIEGQSAKAYFDVFDSLFTQQKEDFSLSGRTKRPPLDLTNAMLSFLYTICTNDIASALECVGLDPYIGLFHTLRPGRVSLACDIMEEFRALVERIVFTMVNLKIIQKSDFEKQVSGAVWLNDNGRKKVITAWQNKKNECISHPYTKEKVPIGLFPYVQANLLVKYIRGEIETYPNLVWG; translated from the coding sequence ATGCGAAAACTGCTTAACACGTTGTATATTACCCATCAGGAGGCATATCTCAGTCTGGACGGAGAAAACGTTGTAATGCTGTTAGAAGGGAAAGATGTTGCAAGGCTGCCGCTGTCGAATATTGAAAGTATTGTCTGCATGAACTATCCAGGCTGCAGTCCAGCGCTGATGGGCAAATGTGCCAAAGAACAGATTGGGCTATGCTTTATCTCCCCCGGGGGAAAGTTTCTCGCCAGAGTAACTGGCCCGATTAAAGGAAATGTCTTTTTACGAAAACAGCAAATGGAGATGTTCTCCGACCCTAAAAGACAAACGGAATTGATTCGAAATCTGATTCGTGCAAAGCTGAAAAATACTCGCAATCTGCTCATGCGCTCACGTCGGGATTATCCTCAAACCGATCTTGACGGCAAGTTATCTCACTGTATTGATCTGCTCGAAAAAAATCAAAAAAGGCTTCTTCAGGAAAAGGATGTGGAGATTTTACGGGGGATTGAGGGTCAGAGCGCCAAAGCATATTTTGATGTGTTTGACTCTCTGTTTACTCAACAGAAAGAGGATTTCTCCCTTTCCGGAAGAACAAAGCGTCCACCCCTTGACTTAACCAATGCCATGCTTTCATTTCTTTATACGATTTGCACCAATGACATCGCTTCTGCCCTTGAATGTGTCGGCCTAGACCCCTATATTGGCCTATTTCATACGCTGCGACCGGGAAGGGTTTCTCTTGCGTGCGATATCATGGAGGAGTTCCGAGCATTGGTGGAACGTATCGTCTTTACGATGGTCAATCTAAAAATCATTCAAAAAAGCGATTTTGAAAAGCAAGTTAGCGGGGCGGTATGGCTGAATGACAACGGTCGAAAAAAAGTCATTACCGCTTGGCAAAACAAAAAGAACGAATGTATCAGTCATCCGTATACAAAAGAAAAAGTGCCAATCGGTCTGTTCCCCTATGTTCAAGCAAACCTTCTGGTCAAATACATTCGTGGTGAAATTGAGACTTATCCAAACTTGGTTTGGGGGTAG
- a CDS encoding Holin produces MDTLTKTKAVFTAVVGVLASWLGELAVPMLVLVICNLIDYVTGLAAASKRGQKISSYRGIQGIAKKVCMWLLVAVGAVLDWLLSYAGDKLGMTIHLPMLIASLVAVWLICNELISILENIGDIGVPLPGFLGRLVSMLKSKVDAQVPDDTSDKK; encoded by the coding sequence ATGGATACATTAACAAAAACAAAGGCGGTATTTACTGCCGTCGTGGGAGTATTGGCATCTTGGCTCGGCGAACTCGCCGTGCCGATGCTGGTGCTCGTCATTTGTAATTTGATTGACTATGTTACCGGACTAGCTGCAGCATCAAAGCGCGGCCAAAAAATCAGCAGTTATCGAGGAATTCAGGGCATTGCAAAAAAGGTCTGCATGTGGCTTTTAGTGGCGGTCGGTGCCGTCCTTGACTGGCTTCTTTCTTATGCGGGAGACAAGCTCGGCATGACCATTCATCTTCCGATGCTGATTGCCTCCCTGGTAGCTGTTTGGCTGATCTGCAATGAACTAATCAGCATTCTCGAGAACATTGGAGATATCGGAGTTCCGCTGCCCGGTTTCTTAGGGCGGTTAGTCTCGATGTTGAAAAGCAAGGTCGACGCACAAGTGCCGGATGACACCAGCGATAAAAAGTAA
- a CDS encoding Type I-C CRISPR-associated protein Cas7/Csd2 — MSLHNRYEFVMLFDVENGNPNGDPDAGNMPRVDAETSIGIVTDVCLKRKIRNYVEATQEGKPGYNILIKNDRALNTKYTEAYETCGLKTKQKGKDQNAVAEARDYICKNYFDVRTFGAVMSTGDDPCGIVRGPVQINFARSIDPVLPQEITITRQALTTESEQSEKKNTMGKKNFIPYGLYRAEGYVSALLANKTGFSEDDLTLLWQSIESMFEIDHSAARGKLCMQKLYIFKHDSVLGNAPSHLLFDKIAIEKKSGVEIPRKFSDYTITVDKAMPEGVEMIEKF; from the coding sequence ATGAGCCTGCATAATCGGTACGAATTTGTTATGCTTTTTGACGTAGAGAACGGCAACCCAAACGGAGACCCTGATGCGGGAAATATGCCCCGTGTCGATGCCGAAACGAGTATCGGCATCGTGACTGATGTCTGTCTCAAACGTAAAATTCGCAACTATGTTGAGGCCACACAGGAAGGCAAGCCAGGTTACAACATCCTGATTAAAAATGACCGAGCACTGAATACAAAGTATACCGAGGCTTACGAAACCTGCGGCCTAAAGACAAAGCAAAAGGGCAAAGACCAGAACGCAGTAGCAGAGGCTCGGGACTACATCTGCAAAAATTATTTTGATGTGCGTACTTTTGGAGCCGTCATGAGCACCGGAGACGACCCATGCGGCATTGTTCGTGGACCAGTTCAGATCAATTTTGCGCGCAGCATCGACCCGGTGCTTCCGCAGGAAATCACCATCACCCGGCAGGCACTTACAACAGAATCCGAGCAGTCCGAAAAGAAAAACACCATGGGAAAAAAGAACTTTATTCCCTATGGCCTTTACCGTGCGGAAGGGTATGTCTCCGCACTGCTCGCTAACAAAACAGGCTTCAGTGAGGATGACCTTACACTTCTTTGGCAGAGTATCGAAAGCATGTTTGAAATAGACCACAGTGCGGCGCGGGGCAAGCTCTGCATGCAGAAATTGTATATCTTCAAACATGATTCGGTCCTTGGTAATGCTCCTTCGCATCTATTGTTTGACAAAATAGCAATCGAAAAGAAGAGTGGAGTAGAGATTCCCCGCAAATTCAGCGATTATACCATTACAGTTGACAAGGCGATGCCCGAAGGGGTAGAGATGATTGAAAAGTTCTGA
- a CDS encoding Type I-C CRISPR-associated protein Cas8c/Csd1, with translation MLRALSEYYDCLCRQKDSSLVPDGYSSVGVNYNLMLNPNGTIKEILPYTKTILNGKKEKEVPRDERFPFRNSVPGIAAETIDHREKYLFGIEWDKQGGKLAVTKNSLRAFAKCKEKNLSFLKELSSPIIDAYKNFLQSWNPESELENPFLTALGKQYGGAKFIVTSHQDNSVAQTPLNRDPKVKEKWENGWQNRPTPADAVMGQCSISGKYGEIARIHNNLTGIPGGLATGVNIVCLKSPAFWSYGRRESYNSSVSQEVMEKYTKAFNYLTSVPDHKQVLDGITFLFWAMTVESEKPYLQAFNAGVGFFSLPEESPSEAERNERLSQEQALASIFNQLSQGKEADWKEFGIDKGTEFYILGVKPNSSRLAIKIFEHNSFGTLMDRIHQHHRDMQLSPADKQIPIWLIGKALKSPIASKDPLPPDLSTKILQSILHGSPYPRFMLETAVRRAKTDQDDAAKKFYAVSRDRVRIIKACLTRMNLIKRGELTMLNTQNTDGAYNCGRLFAILEMIQQKALPGINTTIKDRFFSSACSTPYLVFPRLMKLSQNHLGKLDKGIAIFYEKMIQEIVSNLGDSFPKALSMEKQGIFILGYYQQKEKIFGKKNEGEKDNEPA, from the coding sequence ATGTTAAGGGCGCTCAGCGAGTATTACGACTGCCTGTGCCGGCAAAAGGACAGCAGCCTTGTACCGGACGGCTACAGCAGTGTAGGTGTAAATTATAACCTTATGCTGAATCCAAACGGAACTATAAAAGAAATTTTGCCCTACACAAAAACTATATTAAATGGGAAAAAAGAAAAGGAAGTTCCTCGGGATGAGCGTTTTCCCTTTCGGAATTCTGTGCCTGGAATTGCGGCTGAAACCATCGACCACCGCGAGAAATACCTCTTTGGCATTGAATGGGACAAGCAGGGGGGAAAACTCGCCGTGACGAAAAATTCCCTGCGCGCGTTTGCAAAATGCAAGGAAAAAAATCTTTCGTTTCTTAAAGAGTTAAGCTCCCCGATTATCGACGCATATAAAAACTTCCTGCAAAGCTGGAATCCAGAAAGCGAGCTGGAAAATCCGTTTCTAACCGCTCTGGGCAAACAATATGGCGGCGCAAAATTCATCGTTACATCCCACCAGGATAACTCAGTTGCACAAACGCCGCTCAATCGTGACCCAAAGGTCAAAGAGAAGTGGGAAAATGGCTGGCAAAACAGGCCTACCCCGGCCGACGCGGTGATGGGGCAGTGCAGCATCAGTGGAAAGTACGGTGAGATTGCCCGCATTCACAACAATCTTACCGGAATACCAGGCGGGCTCGCCACCGGTGTAAATATTGTTTGCCTAAAGTCGCCGGCTTTCTGGTCTTATGGCCGAAGAGAATCCTATAACAGTTCCGTGTCACAGGAAGTTATGGAAAAATACACTAAGGCATTTAATTATCTCACTTCCGTACCGGATCATAAACAGGTGCTCGATGGGATAACGTTCCTCTTCTGGGCTATGACAGTCGAATCTGAGAAGCCGTATCTGCAGGCATTCAACGCTGGGGTAGGATTTTTCTCTTTGCCGGAGGAAAGCCCATCCGAAGCGGAACGCAATGAACGTCTATCTCAGGAACAGGCGCTTGCGTCAATTTTCAATCAGCTTTCACAAGGTAAGGAAGCCGACTGGAAAGAATTTGGCATTGATAAAGGCACGGAATTTTACATTCTTGGCGTGAAACCTAACAGCAGCCGGCTGGCCATTAAAATATTCGAACATAATTCTTTCGGAACTTTGATGGACCGGATTCATCAACATCATAGGGACATGCAGCTTTCCCCAGCGGATAAACAAATCCCGATATGGCTTATCGGTAAAGCACTGAAATCACCGATTGCTTCCAAGGATCCACTGCCACCCGACCTTTCGACGAAAATACTGCAAAGCATTCTGCATGGTTCCCCTTATCCCCGCTTTATGCTCGAAACAGCAGTACGTCGGGCAAAAACAGACCAGGACGACGCAGCGAAAAAATTTTACGCAGTCAGCCGCGACCGGGTCCGAATAATCAAGGCGTGCCTTACACGCATGAATCTTATAAAGAGAGGTGAATTAACTATGTTGAACACGCAGAACACAGACGGTGCCTACAACTGCGGCAGACTTTTTGCCATTCTGGAAATGATTCAGCAAAAAGCGCTTCCGGGTATTAACACTACGATTAAAGACAGATTCTTTTCCTCGGCCTGCAGTACGCCGTACCTTGTTTTCCCCCGCTTAATGAAACTTTCCCAAAACCATCTCGGAAAATTAGATAAAGGAATTGCGATTTTTTATGAGAAAATGATTCAAGAAATTGTAAGCAATCTCGGTGACTCTTTTCCAAAGGCTTTAAGCATGGAAAAACAAGGTATATTTATTCTTGGCTATTACCAACAAAAAGAAAAAATTTTTGGAAAGAAAAATGAAGGAGAGAAAGACAATGAGCCTGCATAA
- a CDS encoding Type I-C CRISPR-associated protein Cas5: MGYGIKILIEGDYALFSRPEMKVERVSYDVPTPSALTGLISNIYWHPGVKYIIDTIHVLRPVQFVNIRRNEVSEKLPLSAVKKQMEGLTDDISIYTKECISQRASLLLKNVLYGVDAHFELTDDKDSEQTPEKCYNILLRRLRKGQHFAQPCLGCREFPARVTLTDEIPQSPLLGDIDLGYMLYDLQYKKDKDGKSLDSAESRFYRPHMVNGVIDVAKYAQGLLC, translated from the coding sequence ATGGGTTATGGAATCAAGATTCTCATCGAAGGCGATTATGCTCTATTCAGCAGGCCTGAGATGAAAGTGGAACGAGTATCCTATGATGTGCCGACGCCGAGTGCTTTAACCGGTCTCATTTCCAATATTTATTGGCACCCGGGTGTCAAGTACATCATTGACACAATTCATGTCCTCAGGCCTGTGCAGTTCGTCAACATCAGGCGAAATGAGGTGAGCGAAAAACTGCCTCTATCTGCTGTGAAAAAACAGATGGAAGGCTTGACGGATGACATCAGCATTTATACAAAGGAATGTATCAGTCAGCGAGCAAGCCTTTTGCTAAAAAATGTTCTTTACGGTGTGGATGCACACTTTGAGTTGACCGACGATAAGGATTCAGAGCAGACCCCCGAAAAATGCTACAACATTCTCCTTCGTCGGCTCCGAAAAGGACAGCATTTTGCCCAGCCCTGCCTTGGCTGCAGGGAATTCCCTGCGCGAGTCACTCTGACTGATGAAATTCCGCAAAGCCCATTGTTGGGTGACATCGATCTTGGGTATATGCTGTATGACCTTCAGTATAAAAAAGACAAAGACGGCAAAAGCCTTGATTCCGCTGAATCGCGCTTTTACCGTCCCCATATGGTCAACGGGGTTATCGATGTGGCAAAGTATGCCCAGGGGCTGCTATGTTAA
- a CDS encoding protein of unknown function (Evidence 5 : Unknown function), giving the protein MRGLKYNNMPPYLAVYMSHLSRGAWIEITKKVSAPLVAVGRTSHGVRGLK; this is encoded by the coding sequence GTGCGTGGATTGAAATATAACAATATGCCGCCTTATTTGGCGGTCTATATGTCGCACCTCTCACGGGGTGCGTGGATTGAAATAACAAAGAAAGTCTCTGCTCCCTTAGTCGCGGTAGGTCGCACCTCTCACGGGGTGCGTGGATTGAAATAA
- a CDS encoding putative Lysozyme (Evidence 3 : Putative function from multiple computational evidences; Product type e : enzyme), with translation MKGIDVSAHNGFINWPAVKAAGYDFVIIRTGYGNDISQKDNWFEQNIRGAHAAGLKIGVYHFSYAISIEDARTEANLVLQIIAPYRDWLTWPVFFDYEYDSVRWSRQNGIDPGPQLVTDMALTFLQTIVAAGYQAGNYTNLDYYRNWFQMERLKDYPMWFAQYEVDSPAVSCPLWQFGGENVPGCSGLIDSNIAFIDLSSGNPTPSGDVPTQAGIVSVDVFHRVQTAEDGWLAEVHNFDDYAGIRGHKIIGWAIRTSHGYMRYRVHVLGKDWLEWVDTRDGYNLADINGYAGNGEQIDAVEAYFVTPDGEPYEYAHYKVSPNLQSYYPEQIDDEVDGGMDGYAGVFGNTIDRVQLEVE, from the coding sequence ATGAAAGGGATAGACGTCAGTGCTCATAATGGCTTTATTAACTGGCCTGCCGTTAAAGCGGCGGGATATGATTTCGTAATCATTCGAACCGGCTACGGAAACGATATCAGTCAGAAAGATAATTGGTTCGAACAGAACATTCGGGGTGCGCATGCTGCAGGGTTAAAAATTGGTGTTTATCATTTTTCGTATGCGATCAGCATCGAAGATGCGCGTACAGAAGCAAATTTAGTATTACAGATTATCGCACCATACAGGGACTGGCTTACATGGCCGGTCTTTTTCGATTACGAATATGATTCTGTTCGGTGGTCGCGCCAAAACGGAATTGATCCAGGTCCGCAGCTCGTGACGGATATGGCGCTCACCTTTCTGCAGACGATCGTCGCTGCAGGATATCAGGCCGGAAATTACACCAATCTCGACTATTATCGGAATTGGTTCCAAATGGAGCGGCTAAAGGATTATCCGATGTGGTTTGCACAGTATGAAGTTGATAGCCCAGCGGTTTCCTGTCCCCTTTGGCAGTTCGGCGGCGAGAACGTTCCCGGCTGCAGCGGACTGATCGACAGCAATATCGCTTTTATTGATCTTTCGAGCGGAAATCCCACACCGTCAGGAGATGTGCCTACACAAGCTGGTATTGTATCGGTTGATGTATTTCATAGAGTACAGACGGCAGAAGACGGCTGGCTTGCAGAAGTCCATAACTTTGATGATTATGCCGGAATTCGGGGGCATAAAATCATTGGCTGGGCGATCCGCACTTCCCATGGATATATGAGATATCGTGTGCATGTTCTAGGAAAAGACTGGCTCGAATGGGTGGATACCCGCGACGGCTACAATCTTGCAGATATTAACGGCTATGCCGGAAACGGAGAGCAGATCGATGCAGTTGAGGCTTATTTTGTTACGCCGGATGGAGAACCTTATGAGTACGCCCATTACAAGGTAAGTCCGAATCTGCAAAGTTACTACCCGGAGCAGATCGATGATGAGGTGGACGGCGGTATGGACGGATACGCAGGCGTATTTGGCAATACCATTGACAGGGTGCAGTTAGAAGTTGAATGA
- a CDS encoding CRISPR-associated helicase Cas3 encodes MYPQFFYAHTLEGENEKQWQPLKDHVENVAKLVKKFSAPWCTAEYADNLGLLHDVGKYQPDFQRRLHGEKMSVEHSIAGAKKWIEMKWPESGAYCIAGHHSGLPDIGNKTDSEEEPTLLGRIKRAAAQDYSGYKNELSLKQISTFPAKDAVCMNSAIENIKKEYAFWTRMMFSCLTDADYLDTEAFCSGRKERGIYTDFMACRDLINQRIAQFQADTPVKRAREALRSQVMSHTDEKADIYLINMPTGSGKTLTSMQFALERAICTNKKHIIYVIPYTSIIEQNAKVFKDIFGVDSVLEHHCNFDYESIKDPVTREKLKRTAENWDASIIVTTNVQFFESIYGNRSSELRKLHNIADSIIIFDEAHMFPSLYFQPCLEAIQILTQRYHCEAVFMTATMPNFHTWMNEFGCSSVKTLDLTEDKSSFPIFDRCKIEFLGQLSSEKLAGFAADAENSLIVLNSRKAARQIYQLLPGKKYHLSTYMTHDDRSRVIAEVRNSLVKREHFCLVSTSLIEAGVDLDFNIVFRELAGLDNLLQTAGRCNREGKKRNCKTYAFEFEEEDLRPKSNDFLIKQSFCREVFQKYDNAASPIAIEFYFNRLYAYTLESRKSMDFKTAFSPASCGIDGFGFNYARYARDFRLIDENLQPLVIVTEENKKTVMALLKAVSYGGMVAMRQLQKYSISLRPYEFEQLNKVGAVCDEKGIHYLSCTRYYSREIGILFENNEASIW; translated from the coding sequence ATGTACCCTCAATTTTTCTACGCACATACCCTCGAAGGGGAAAATGAGAAACAGTGGCAGCCTTTAAAAGATCACGTGGAAAATGTGGCAAAGCTCGTTAAAAAATTCTCAGCACCGTGGTGCACGGCAGAATACGCTGACAATCTTGGACTACTGCACGATGTGGGTAAATATCAACCCGATTTTCAGCGCCGTCTACACGGTGAAAAGATGTCTGTAGAGCACTCGATTGCCGGAGCAAAAAAATGGATCGAAATGAAATGGCCAGAATCGGGTGCATATTGTATCGCGGGTCACCATAGTGGTTTACCGGATATTGGAAACAAAACGGACTCTGAAGAGGAACCAACACTGCTCGGACGAATCAAAAGAGCAGCGGCACAAGATTATTCCGGTTATAAAAATGAACTGTCATTGAAACAAATAAGCACTTTTCCCGCGAAAGATGCCGTCTGCATGAATAGCGCAATCGAAAACATAAAAAAGGAATACGCCTTTTGGACACGGATGATGTTTTCCTGTCTAACCGACGCTGATTACTTGGATACTGAAGCATTTTGCAGTGGCCGAAAGGAACGGGGAATTTATACAGATTTCATGGCGTGCCGCGATCTGATTAATCAGCGTATCGCGCAGTTTCAGGCAGATACCCCTGTCAAACGCGCCCGCGAAGCACTGCGCAGTCAGGTTATGTCTCACACTGATGAAAAAGCTGATATCTATTTGATCAATATGCCAACAGGAAGTGGTAAGACACTCACCAGTATGCAGTTCGCGCTCGAAAGAGCAATCTGCACAAATAAAAAACATATTATATATGTAATACCCTATACCAGCATTATTGAACAGAATGCTAAGGTATTCAAAGATATCTTTGGTGTAGATTCCGTTTTGGAACATCATTGTAATTTTGATTATGAATCAATAAAAGATCCTGTTACACGCGAAAAGTTGAAACGGACGGCGGAAAACTGGGATGCATCTATTATTGTGACAACTAATGTGCAGTTCTTTGAATCCATTTACGGAAACCGAAGCAGTGAACTTCGCAAGTTGCACAACATTGCAGATAGTATCATTATATTTGATGAAGCACACATGTTCCCCAGCCTGTACTTTCAGCCGTGCTTGGAAGCTATACAGATTTTGACACAGAGATATCACTGCGAAGCGGTATTCATGACGGCCACCATGCCAAATTTTCACACTTGGATGAACGAATTTGGCTGCAGCAGTGTTAAAACCCTTGATCTGACGGAAGACAAAAGCAGCTTTCCTATATTTGACCGTTGCAAAATTGAATTCCTTGGGCAGCTCTCATCAGAAAAGCTGGCAGGTTTCGCAGCGGATGCTGAAAATTCGCTCATCGTTCTCAATTCCCGCAAAGCTGCAAGACAAATTTATCAGCTGCTGCCAGGCAAGAAGTATCATCTCTCCACCTACATGACTCACGACGATCGCAGTAGGGTTATCGCTGAAGTGAGAAATTCCCTTGTAAAACGCGAGCATTTTTGTTTAGTCTCAACGTCGCTCATTGAGGCCGGCGTGGATTTGGATTTTAACATCGTTTTCCGTGAACTTGCAGGGCTTGACAATCTGCTTCAAACCGCCGGGCGCTGTAACCGTGAGGGCAAAAAGCGGAACTGCAAAACATATGCCTTTGAGTTTGAGGAGGAAGATCTACGGCCCAAAAGCAATGATTTTTTAATTAAACAATCATTCTGCCGTGAAGTGTTTCAAAAATATGACAATGCGGCATCTCCCATCGCAATCGAGTTTTATTTTAACCGGCTTTACGCTTATACGCTTGAAAGTAGAAAGTCAATGGATTTCAAAACAGCGTTCTCCCCTGCTTCCTGCGGCATTGACGGCTTCGGGTTCAATTACGCCCGATATGCCCGGGATTTCCGGCTGATTGACGAAAACTTGCAGCCGCTCGTTATTGTCACCGAAGAAAACAAAAAAACGGTCATGGCACTGCTGAAAGCCGTATCCTATGGTGGTATGGTCGCCATGCGGCAGCTTCAGAAATATTCCATTTCGCTGCGTCCATACGAATTTGAGCAGCTAAATAAGGTAGGCGCGGTCTGCGATGAAAAAGGAATTCATTACCTCAGCTGTACGCGGTATTACAGCAGAGAAATCGGAATTCTGTTTGAAAACAATGAAGCCAGTATCTGGTAA
- a CDS encoding CRISPR-associated exonuclease Cas4: METDCSWAENVFVCKGNLIHENVDAGKCGSTRGAITERSIKVYNDNWGLFGVIDCLELRRSSSGSFIEKYNGRFVLTIVEYKVRSPKTSDFRREDAMQLLAQKICADDIFKTNCRTFFYYADTRKRIRVDFCEDDYDFLRLTLSEMKALRDACVIPPIRDGQYCGGCSLKDICMPKGEKRHHAKTA; the protein is encoded by the coding sequence ATGGAAACCGACTGCAGTTGGGCGGAAAACGTGTTCGTCTGCAAAGGTAATCTTATTCACGAAAACGTAGATGCTGGAAAATGCGGTTCGACGCGAGGTGCAATCACTGAACGGTCGATTAAGGTATACAATGACAATTGGGGTCTTTTCGGTGTTATTGATTGTCTTGAACTGCGTCGCTCCTCATCTGGAAGCTTTATAGAGAAATATAACGGACGCTTTGTACTTACCATTGTTGAATACAAAGTACGTTCTCCCAAAACCAGTGATTTCCGTCGCGAGGACGCGATGCAGCTTTTGGCACAGAAAATTTGTGCGGACGATATTTTTAAAACAAACTGCAGAACTTTCTTTTATTATGCGGATACCCGAAAAAGAATACGGGTGGATTTTTGTGAGGACGATTACGATTTCTTGAGATTAACCCTTTCAGAAATGAAAGCGTTGCGGGATGCCTGCGTGATTCCTCCCATCCGAGACGGGCAGTACTGCGGTGGATGCTCTTTAAAGGATATTTGCATGCCAAAGGGGGAAAAGCGTCATCATGCGAAAACTGCTTAA
- a CDS encoding conserved protein of unknown function (Evidence 4 : Unknown function but conserved in other organisms), which yields MTQKEFEIVKALAYQETPEQIAAAEGISMPDVEAIRTKFADEIIAAKADLKKAGYLK from the coding sequence ATGACACAAAAAGAATTTGAAATCGTAAAAGCGCTCGCTTATCAGGAGACACCGGAACAGATTGCAGCTGCAGAAGGAATCTCAATGCCGGATGTAGAAGCGATCAGAACAAAATTTGCAGATGAAATCATTGCTGCAAAAGCCGATCTTAAGAAAGCGGGGTACTTAAAATGA
- a CDS encoding protein of unknown function (Evidence 5 : Unknown function) yields the protein MGLSPVVILTGNHYSLLKAGPVINLRIYRASANDVPMIPTQYRPHTIDASGFAWVLGDSPQAGILIVSGYSGRVSSYVTSGPDTSSIECRGSVVWIAN from the coding sequence GTGGGATTGTCACCGGTGGTGATATTAACCGGAAATCATTATAGTCTGCTAAAAGCAGGACCTGTGATAAACTTGCGAATTTATAGAGCGTCGGCAAATGATGTTCCAATGATCCCAACGCAGTATCGTCCGCATACAATAGATGCATCAGGGTTTGCATGGGTGCTTGGTGACTCTCCACAGGCTGGAATCCTGATCGTGTCAGGATATAGTGGAAGAGTATCGTCTTATGTAACAAGTGGACCAGATACATCATCAATAGAATGCCGCGGGTCCGTCGTGTGGATCGCGAATTAA
- the cas2 gene encoding CRISPR-associated endoribonuclease Cas2 3 → MFVIVAYDVNITSEKGKTRLRKVAKECVNYGQRVQNSVFEVNLEYGKFLQLKARLIKLIDPDKDSLRFYYLGDNWKKRVEHIGVKPGYDSEGVLIF, encoded by the coding sequence ATGTTTGTCATTGTAGCCTATGACGTAAACATCACTTCTGAAAAAGGTAAAACACGGCTGCGTAAAGTTGCAAAAGAATGTGTCAATTACGGTCAAAGAGTACAGAATTCGGTGTTTGAGGTTAATTTGGAATATGGTAAATTCTTACAGCTAAAAGCCCGTCTTATTAAGCTAATTGACCCCGACAAGGACAGCCTGCGCTTTTATTATTTGGGAGATAACTGGAAAAAACGAGTTGAGCACATCGGTGTGAAACCGGGATATGACAGCGAGGGGGTTTTGATTTTCTGA
- a CDS encoding protein of unknown function (Evidence 5 : Unknown function) yields MGGFQSTHPVRGATRYLDDGFVVTVISIHAPRERCDEYHKDGALHIHDFNPRTP; encoded by the coding sequence ATGGGAGGATTTCAATCCACGCACCCCGTGAGAGGTGCGACACGTTATCTTGATGATGGTTTTGTGGTTACAGTCATTTCAATCCACGCACCCCGTGAGAGGTGCGACGAATATCATAAGGACGGAGCGTTACATATTCATGATTTCAATCCACGCACCCCGTGA